Proteins encoded by one window of bacterium:
- a CDS encoding DNA polymerase ligase N-terminal domain-containing protein translates to RLEMDGVLKSWAIPKEPPVELGIKRLAIPVEDHKLSYIDFEGEIPEGYGAGTVKIWDKGEYELLNRDDKKIEIYLKGNKLKGYYTLIKFKDNWLLFKYNTPS, encoded by the coding sequence TAGGTTAGAAATGGATGGAGTATTGAAAAGTTGGGCAATCCCGAAAGAGCCACCTGTAGAATTAGGAATAAAAAGATTAGCAATCCCGGTAGAAGACCACAAACTTTCTTATATAGATTTTGAGGGTGAAATTCCGGAAGGGTATGGTGCAGGAACGGTGAAAATCTGGGATAAAGGAGAATATGAGCTTCTAAATAGGGATGACAAAAAAATAGAGATTTACTTGAAAGGCAATAAATTAAAAGGATATTATACGCTGATTAAATTTAAGGACAATTGGTTACTCTTCAAATATAATACACCTTCCTAA